TTCTCGAAGTACAGCAGCGTCGAGCCGATGGTGAAGGCCGCGACGTAGCACGCGATGCCAAGCAGGTACGGAGAGCGCAGCACGTCGACCACGCCCTGCCAGCTCGTGCCGCCGAGGGCGCCGCCAGCATCGAGCGTGTGGTCGGCCGAGCCCATGCGCCGGCGTTCGGCGACGCGGTCCAAGACGATCGCCAACGCACCCGCGCACAAGATCAGGAACGACGCGCCGGCAAACAGACCGACCGCGCCGATTACCTCCGACAACAGGCCAGTCCACGCCGAGCCGCAGATGGCTCCGGCCGTCCCCCCCACCGCGATGAATCCGAAGAGCCTGGCGGCCTGTGGCTTCCGGAAGATGTCGGCCATGAAGCCCCAGAAGACCGCCGTCGCCATGAGGTTGAAGACGCTCAGCCAGACGTAGAACACCTTTCCGACGGCTTCGGACCGCTGATCTCCCAGCATAAGGAACGCGAGCAGGAAGCCCACGAGGCACGCGACGCCGAAGCCGTAGACGAGCGGCACGAACACCCGCCGCGGCACGCGTGAGGCAACCGCGGCGAAGACCAGGTTCGCGACCACCATGACGCCCAGCGTGCCCAGGAACAGCAGCCGCAGCGAGTCGACCCCGCCGGCGAGGCCCATGGCATCTCGCAGCGGCCGCAGCATGAAGTAGCCAAACAGCAGGCAGAAGAAGTACGCTGCCGACAGCACCGCCGGCGCGAGCTCGCCCTCCTCAAACGCGACCACACGCTCGACCAGCCGTCGGACCATCGTGGCTCCCGAAGATGCGCCGCTGGCCTCGAACCGTCAGGGAATTCGATCGGAACGCGCGGGGCCTCAGCAACCAGCCTGGAAGGCGTTCTGGAACGCCACGAAGTCGTAGACGGTCAGCGAACCATCACCATCGAAGTCTCCGCGGACGTCGCCCGCCGAGAAGAGTCGCTGGAACTCGAGGAAGTCGAAGAGGTCGAGCACGCCGCTGCGGTCGATGTCGGGCAGGCAGGGGAGGCATCCAGCATAGTCGATGACGTATACGTCTCGCTGAGTAGCGACGAATGCCACCCCTTTTCGAATCGCGACTTCAACGGGCTCGGTCGGCAGACCAAGACTGCCGACGAGCCTCAGTGCACGAGGATTGCTTACGTCGACGACCGAGACTTCCGAACCGGCGAGAACAGCCACACCGTCGGCAACGTCGAGATCTACGGCGGCGAGATCCATTTGGTCCAGGATCTGTGGGCCTGCCAACACTCGAACGTCCACGGTCGCGAATGGCCCATCCGCGGTCGCGACGTGGAGCACCGAGCCCTCGGGATGGCTTGCGCCGCGCCAATCGCCGAGTACAATCGGGTCATACCGCCGAGGCCCCGCAGGATCGGCAAAATCGATCGGCACCACGCCTTCGAGGGTCGTCGCGTACATCATCAAGTCCTGAGCCGAGATTCGGTAAGCCGATTCTCGGAGGCGAGGACCGGACTCACCGATGTCGAATGCTCCCGAACCGATCTCGTAGTAACCGGTCGACCGGCCGTAGGTCACGAACAAACGATCGCCCGCGACCCCGATCTCGCAACAGAAGTGGGTGAGGTGATCAACGTACGAGATTGACCGCGGATTCTCGACATCGAGCATCGAGAGCTGGGCCCACTGGAATCCGTCATCGTGAAAAGCGAATAGGTATCGACCGGCCAGTTCGAGCTGGTAGTAGGGTTGATACAACCACCCAAAACCCCCCACGGCGACAGGATCGCTGGGGTCTCGAATGTCGAAGGCCACGAGCCCCCGGCCCTCATCGAGCACGAACAAGTAGCCGCGTTCATCGAGAGCGATGCCGCCGACATCGCCGATGGTCTGGACCTCCGCCACAATCTCGGGTGCGCACTGTCCCAGCGCGGCACTAGCGATACTGACCGATAGCCCCACAGCCGTCGCACGCATGTCAACATCCTCCGGGTGACGCAGGCTTCGCCTTCACCCAGAGTTTAGACGGGGCACAGACTTTGGATTCGCAGCCCCTACGCCGTCACTTTCCCCACCTTCGCCGCGACCTCGGCCACCGCCTTGCCCACGCCCTCGGCCATCTCGCGCTGCTTGTCGTCCTTCAGGTTGCCGGCGTCGTCGAAGGCCTCGTGAGCCTGCGAGAGCGCATATTGGTCGGGCAGCACGATGGCCTTGATGTGGCCAAAGAGCATCCGCTCGATGGGCAACCCACGGATGCCGCCAAGCCCACCGGGCGAGGCCGCGGTCAGCCCGATGACCTTGCGGTCGAAGCACTCGAGCGGCGCTTCGCCGTCGCGCGGGCGGCTGACCCAGTCGACGGTGTTCTTCAGCACGCCGCTGATCGAGCTGTTGTACTCCGGGCAGCCGACCAGGAAGCCGTGGTGTGCCTTGAAGAGCTCCTTCAGCTTCAGGCAGTTCTCTGGCAGCCCGCTGGCATCCTCGATCTCCTGGTCGTACAGCGGCATCTGGAAGTCGCGCAGGCGGATCACCGTCACGTGCGCCCCGGCCTTCTCGGCCCCCTTCGACGCGGCCACGACGAGCTTGTGGTTGAGCGATTCGCTGCGCAGGCTGCCGGCAAAGACGAGGATCTTGGGGTTGGTGTCGGCCATGGGTTGACTCCTGGAGCGTCGATCGGGTAAACGAACCGAGGATAGCCGGCACGATTTCTGGGCATCCATGATCCGTTGTCGATCAGGGGCACCCCGAATCCGGCGTGCACGTGGGTCACGCTCGGTTTGCGTCAAAGTCGCATCCGACGAAAAACCATCGAATCTGCGTGAGTAATTGCTCCCAGCTGCGCTTCACGCGGTAGCCCCCTCAGGGCAGAGGAAACAAGGAGATACCAAGATGCACCTCGGATCGACCTCGTCGTTCGTCGCTACCGCCGCCATCATGCTCGCCGCCGGGCACGCGATCGCCGTTCCGCTTTCACCGGGCGGCTCGGTCACGCTGCCCGGAGGCTCGGGCCCTCCCGGCACGGTCATTCGCGACAGCATCATCCCGTTCGAGGTGCGCAACTCCTTTGGCATCGTGACGCTCCGCGGCGAGGTGCAGGATCGCGTCATCCGAACATCAACGGGCGCGCTGAGCTTCCAGCCGCGCATCCGCAACGTCAGCGGGGCCAGCGCCTTCGGAATCAGCCGTGTGATCCGCGAGGGCATGGACGACTTTACGACCGACGTCGACTGGCACACGCCGGGCCTTGGAACGTCGGCGCCGACGTCTTGCACTCGCAGCGGCGACGGCGACATCCTCGACTACAGCTTCTCGTTCGCGCCCATCTTCCCGGGCGGCGATTCGAGGTTCTTCAGGTCCCTCACCAATGCCGACCAATTCAACCTGAGCGGGCAAATGACGATCCAACTCGAGAATGGGCTGAGCACGACCATCACCGTCTCCGCTCCCATCATCGATACCACGCCCCCGCAGGTTCGCATCACCAGCCCCAGCCCCGAGTCTTGCGTATGCCCCTCGACCATCGGCCTGGTCAGCATCGACGGCATCGCCTGCGACCCCGACAGCGACATGAGCTACCAGGTGCGCGTCCGCCGCTCGAGCGGCGCCGACGGCACGGGCTGGACCGAGTTGATCCCCACCACCGACGAGGTTTGCTCGACCGGCCGGCTGGCGCTGTGGAACGCGGCGGGCCAGCCCGACGGCGAGTACATCGTCGAGGTGGAAGCGACCAACGAGGTCGGGCTCGTCTCGACCGCCGCCCTCGAGTTCCGTCTGAACACCGTCGCGAGTCCGGCGAGCATCCGCACGCCCGTCGACGGGGAGATCATCGGCGGCAACGCCTGCC
This Phycisphaerales bacterium DNA region includes the following protein-coding sequences:
- a CDS encoding GC-type dockerin domain-anchored protein; the protein is MRATAVGLSVSIASAALGQCAPEIVAEVQTIGDVGGIALDERGYLFVLDEGRGLVAFDIRDPSDPVAVGGFGWLYQPYYQLELAGRYLFAFHDDGFQWAQLSMLDVENPRSISYVDHLTHFCCEIGVAGDRLFVTYGRSTGYYEIGSGAFDIGESGPRLRESAYRISAQDLMMYATTLEGVVPIDFADPAGPRRYDPIVLGDWRGASHPEGSVLHVATADGPFATVDVRVLAGPQILDQMDLAAVDLDVADGVAVLAGSEVSVVDVSNPRALRLVGSLGLPTEPVEVAIRKGVAFVATQRDVYVIDYAGCLPCLPDIDRSGVLDLFDFLEFQRLFSAGDVRGDFDGDGSLTVYDFVAFQNAFQAGC
- a CDS encoding NAD(P)H-dependent oxidoreductase — protein: MADTNPKILVFAGSLRSESLNHKLVVAASKGAEKAGAHVTVIRLRDFQMPLYDQEIEDASGLPENCLKLKELFKAHHGFLVGCPEYNSSISGVLKNTVDWVSRPRDGEAPLECFDRKVIGLTAASPGGLGGIRGLPIERMLFGHIKAIVLPDQYALSQAHEAFDDAGNLKDDKQREMAEGVGKAVAEVAAKVGKVTA